The following are encoded together in the Leguminivora glycinivorella isolate SPB_JAAS2020 chromosome 18, LegGlyc_1.1, whole genome shotgun sequence genome:
- the LOC125235826 gene encoding protein ALP1-like: MSYESDSDEEDFLLLLALSRKKRIWVHDINKKREQYGEYHRLCRELESDDDRFFSYFRMSKNSYEELHQLLELQISKKNTNYRASITSRQRLAICIRYLSTGDSFQTIAFSFRVGSSTVSLIVREVCKAIWDTLQPIYIPAPTEAIWKQSETGYRELWGFPNCPGSIDGKHVRIECPSNSGSQYYCYKSYFSIVLLAIVDPHYKFLVVDIGSYGRQSDSGIFENTVLYKECVAGKYILPPKPLPGTNDPVPHVLIGDEGFGLKPFLMRPFPKTAALHDERKKNLTTDCAVRDVRSRTPSACCLKNGVYFIDPSRATSKQQPTL, encoded by the exons ATGTCGTACGAATCGGACTCGGACGAAGAAGACTTTTTATTACTTTTGGCTCTCAGCCGTAAAAAGAGAATATGGGTTCACGATATAAACAAAAAACGGGAACAGTATGGTGAATATCACCGTCTATGCAGGGAGCTCGAAAGTGACGACGATCGTTTTTTTAGTTATTTCCGCATGTCCAAGAATAGTTACGAAGAATTGCATCAACTTTTGGAGCtgcaaatatcaaaaaaaaacactaattaCAGAGCTTCTATAACATCACGACAAAGGCTTGCGATTTGCATTCG GTATTTGTCAACTGGAGATTCTTTCCAAACCATAGCATTTTCTTTTCGAGTCGGAAGCAGTACGGTATCCCTAATAGTTCGAGAAGTATGTAAAGCAATTTGGGACACACTTCAACCAATTTATATCCCTGCGCCAACAGAAGCAATTTGGAAGCAGTCGGAAACAGGGTATCGAGAATTATGGGGTTTCCCTAATTGCCCAGGCAGTATTGATGGCAAGCATGTAAGAATAGAATGTCCAAGTAACAGCGGGTCGCAGTACTATTGTTACAAATCATACTTCTCGATTGTTTTGCTTGCCATCGTCGACCCGCATTATAAGTTTTTGGTAGTAGACATCGGGAGCTATGGGCGACAAAGTGACAGCGGAATATTCGAAAACACGGTTCTGTATAAAGAGTGTGTCGCAGGAAAATACATTTTGCCGCCAAAACCGCTGCCAGGCACCAATGATCCTGTGCCACACGTATTGATAGGAGATGAGGGGTTCGGCCTGAAACCGTTTCTGATGAGACCTTTCCCGAAGACGGCGGCATTACACGacgaacgaaaaaaaaatttaactaCAGATTGTGCCGTGCGCGACGTACGGTCGAGAACGCCTTCGGCTTGTTGTCTGAAAAATGGCGTGTATTTCATCGACCCATCTCGTGCAACGTCGAAACAGCAACCGACGTTGTAA
- the LOC125235946 gene encoding uncharacterized protein LOC125235946 isoform X1, translating to MENFFTFFATADDETFENSYRVSRNTFEILFNLIENIIKKNDTHFRDCISAKERFAICLKFPKCPNMKEIWINATKRSDDWFPSPSSVVCSRHFKSEYFKLTKGNRRILSTNAVPTLHLPTVIPGDGTVAQSPNTFSEVAKVTQTLPTAEICHEASQYQSSVTMNMEVEAAVLPMPLTETIVQATTDYAFSSTSNQTTISCNIRPNQNTEDCLETISNFSTPRKKRLRITIADLSQKLKQSKIKVKRLQSTARKKKIISLKSLLKELQDKQLVTDEHTSILEHIGVQSSEILKRQVGNSKSGKISRTKYSPQLRSFALTYIKFLFG from the exons ATGGagaatttttttactttttttgcgACGGCTGATGATGAAACATTTGAAAATTCTTATCGGGTGTCTAGAAATACCTTTGAaatattattcaatttaattgAGAATATTATCAAGAAGAATGACACTCACTTCAGAGACTGTATCTCAGCTAAGGAAAGATTCGCGATATGTTTGAA GTTTCCTAAATGCCCAAACATGAAAGAAATATGGATTAATGCCACAAAACGATCAGATGATTGGTTTCCTTCTCCAAGCAGTGTTGTATGTTCTCGGCACTTTAAGTcagaatattttaaattaacgaAAGGGAATAGGCGAATTTTATCTACAAATGCCGTTCCTACGCTGCACCTTCCAACAGTG ATACCTGGGGACGGAACGGTTGCTCAAAGTCCAAATACATTTTCCGAAGTTGCAAAAGTGACACAGACCTTACCAACAGCAGAG ATATGTCATGAAGCATCGCAATATCAAAGCTCCGTTACAATGAACATGGAAGTAGAAGCGGCTGTGCTACCTATGCCTTTGACAGAG ACCATTGTACAAGCAACAACGGATTATGCATTTTCTTCCACATCGAATCAAACTACTATAAGCTGCAACATTCGACCAAACCAGAACACTGAAGACTGTTTAGAAACAATTTCGAATTTCAGTACTCCTCGAAAAAAGCGTCTTCGCATAACTATAGCTGACCTTTCGCAAAAACTTAAACAGTCGAAAATTAAAGTAAAACGTTTACAAAGTACCGCACGTAAAAAAAAGATTATCTCATTgaaatcgcttctaaaggaactACAGGATAAACAGTTAGTCACTGACGAACATACATCTATCTTGGAACATATCGGAGTACAGAGTTCAGAAATCCTGAAACGTCAAGTAGGAAATTCAAAGTCGGGCAAAATAAGTCGAACAAAATATTCTCCTCAACTGCGATCGTTTGCacttacctacattaaatttTTATTCGGCTAA
- the LOC125235946 gene encoding uncharacterized protein LOC125235946 isoform X2, which translates to MENFFTFFATADDETFENSYRVSRNTFEILFNLIENIIKKNDTHFRDCISAKERFAICLKFPKCPNMKEIWINATKRSDDWFPSPSSVVCSRHFKSEYFKLTKGNRRILSTNAVPTLHLPTVIPGDGTVAQSPNTFSEVAKVTQTLPTAEICHEASQYQSSVTMNMEVEAAVLPMPLTEVRFQATLYSVFNL; encoded by the exons ATGGagaatttttttactttttttgcgACGGCTGATGATGAAACATTTGAAAATTCTTATCGGGTGTCTAGAAATACCTTTGAaatattattcaatttaattgAGAATATTATCAAGAAGAATGACACTCACTTCAGAGACTGTATCTCAGCTAAGGAAAGATTCGCGATATGTTTGAA GTTTCCTAAATGCCCAAACATGAAAGAAATATGGATTAATGCCACAAAACGATCAGATGATTGGTTTCCTTCTCCAAGCAGTGTTGTATGTTCTCGGCACTTTAAGTcagaatattttaaattaacgaAAGGGAATAGGCGAATTTTATCTACAAATGCCGTTCCTACGCTGCACCTTCCAACAGTG ATACCTGGGGACGGAACGGTTGCTCAAAGTCCAAATACATTTTCCGAAGTTGCAAAAGTGACACAGACCTTACCAACAGCAGAG ATATGTCATGAAGCATCGCAATATCAAAGCTCCGTTACAATGAACATGGAAGTAGAAGCGGCTGTGCTACCTATGCCTTTGACAGAGGTAAGGTTCCAAGCCACTCTTTATTCAGTTTTTAATCTGTAA